One Lagenorhynchus albirostris chromosome 8, mLagAlb1.1, whole genome shotgun sequence genomic region harbors:
- the ING3 gene encoding inhibitor of growth protein 3 isoform X2: MLYLEDYLEMIEQLPMDLRDRFTEMREMDLQVQNAMDQLEQRVSEFFMNAKKNKPEWREEQMASIKKDYYKALEDADEKVQLANQIYDLVDRHLRKLDQELAKFKMELEADNAGITEILERRSLELDTPSQPVNNHHAHSHTPVEKRKYNPTSHHTTTDHIPEKKFKSEALLSTLTSDASKENTLGTGAGAITMAAAQAVQATAQMKEGRRTSSLKASYEAFKNNDFQLGKEFSMPREAAGYSSSSALMTTLTQNASSSAADSRSGRKSKNNNKSSSQQSSSSSSSSSLSSCSSSSTVVQEISQQTTVVPESDSNSQVDWTYDPNEPRYCICNQVSYGEMVGCDNQDCPIEWFHYGCVGLTEAPKGKWYCPQCTAAMKRRGSRHK, from the exons ATGTTGTACCTAGAGGACTATCTGGAAA TGATTGAGCAGCTTCCAATGGACCTGCGGGACCGCTTCACCGAGATGCGCGAGATGGACCTGCAGGTGCAGA ATGCAATGGATCAGCTAGAACAAAGAGTCAGTGAATTCTTCatgaatgcaaagaaaaataaaccggAGTGGAGAGAAGAGCAAATGGCATCCATTAAAAAG GATTACTATAAAGCTTTGGAGGATGCAGACGAGAAGGTACAGTTGGCAAACCAGATATATGACTTG GTAGATCGACACTTGAGAAAGCTGGATCAGGAACTGGCTAAGtttaaaatggagctggaagctGATAATGCTGGAATTACAGAAATATTAGAGAGGC gatctcTGGAATTAGATACTCCTTCACAGCCAGTGAACAATCACCATGCTCACTCACATACTCCAGTGGAAA aAAGGAAATATAATCCAACTTCTCACCATACGACAACAGATCATATACCTGAAAAGAAGTTTAAATCTGAAGCTCTTTTATCTACCCTAACATCAGATGCCTCTAAGGAAAATACGCTAG GAACTGGTGCAGGGGCAATTACCATGGCAGCAGCTCAAGCAGTTCAAGCTACAGCTCag ATGAAAGAGGGACGAAGAACATCAAGTTTAAAAGCCAGTtatgaagcatttaaaaataatgactttcAGCTGGGAAAAGAGTTTTCCATGCCCAGGGAAGCAGCTGGCTATTCATCATCTTCAGCGCTCATGACTACATTGACACAGAACGCCAGCTCATCCGCAGCAGATTCACGGAGCGGGAGAAAGAGCAA AAACAACAACAAGTCTTCAAGCCAGCAGtcatcatcttcctcctcctcttcttccttatcATCATGTTCTTCGTCATCAACTGTTGTACAAGAAATCTCTCAACAGACAACAGTTGTACCAGAATCTGATTCGAACAGTCAGGTTGATTGGACTTATGACCCAAATGAACCACGATACTGCATTTGTAATCAG GTATCCTATGGTGAGATGGTGGGCTGCGATAACCAAGAT TGCCCCATAGAATGGTTCCATTATGGATGTGTTGGATTGACAGAAGCACCAAAAGGAAAATGGTACTGTCCACAGTGCACTGCTGCCATGAAAAGAAGAGGCAGTCGGCACAAATAA
- the ING3 gene encoding inhibitor of growth protein 3 isoform X1, which yields MLYLEDYLEMIEQLPMDLRDRFTEMREMDLQVQNAMDQLEQRVSEFFMNAKKNKPEWREEQMASIKKDYYKALEDADEKVQLANQIYDLVDRHLRKLDQELAKFKMELEADNAGITEILERRSLELDTPSQPVNNHHAHSHTPVEKRKYNPTSHHTTTDHIPEKKFKSEALLSTLTSDASKENTLGCRNNNSTASSNNAYNVNSSQPLASYNIGSLSSGTGAGAITMAAAQAVQATAQMKEGRRTSSLKASYEAFKNNDFQLGKEFSMPREAAGYSSSSALMTTLTQNASSSAADSRSGRKSKNNNKSSSQQSSSSSSSSSLSSCSSSSTVVQEISQQTTVVPESDSNSQVDWTYDPNEPRYCICNQVSYGEMVGCDNQDCPIEWFHYGCVGLTEAPKGKWYCPQCTAAMKRRGSRHK from the exons ATGTTGTACCTAGAGGACTATCTGGAAA TGATTGAGCAGCTTCCAATGGACCTGCGGGACCGCTTCACCGAGATGCGCGAGATGGACCTGCAGGTGCAGA ATGCAATGGATCAGCTAGAACAAAGAGTCAGTGAATTCTTCatgaatgcaaagaaaaataaaccggAGTGGAGAGAAGAGCAAATGGCATCCATTAAAAAG GATTACTATAAAGCTTTGGAGGATGCAGACGAGAAGGTACAGTTGGCAAACCAGATATATGACTTG GTAGATCGACACTTGAGAAAGCTGGATCAGGAACTGGCTAAGtttaaaatggagctggaagctGATAATGCTGGAATTACAGAAATATTAGAGAGGC gatctcTGGAATTAGATACTCCTTCACAGCCAGTGAACAATCACCATGCTCACTCACATACTCCAGTGGAAA aAAGGAAATATAATCCAACTTCTCACCATACGACAACAGATCATATACCTGAAAAGAAGTTTAAATCTGAAGCTCTTTTATCTACCCTAACATCAGATGCCTCTAAGGAAAATACGCTAG GTTGTCGAAATAATAATTCTACAGCTTCTTCTAACAATGCTTACAATGTGAattcctcccagcctctggcatCCTATAATATTGGCTCCTTGTCTTCAGGAACTGGTGCAGGGGCAATTACCATGGCAGCAGCTCAAGCAGTTCAAGCTACAGCTCag ATGAAAGAGGGACGAAGAACATCAAGTTTAAAAGCCAGTtatgaagcatttaaaaataatgactttcAGCTGGGAAAAGAGTTTTCCATGCCCAGGGAAGCAGCTGGCTATTCATCATCTTCAGCGCTCATGACTACATTGACACAGAACGCCAGCTCATCCGCAGCAGATTCACGGAGCGGGAGAAAGAGCAA AAACAACAACAAGTCTTCAAGCCAGCAGtcatcatcttcctcctcctcttcttccttatcATCATGTTCTTCGTCATCAACTGTTGTACAAGAAATCTCTCAACAGACAACAGTTGTACCAGAATCTGATTCGAACAGTCAGGTTGATTGGACTTATGACCCAAATGAACCACGATACTGCATTTGTAATCAG GTATCCTATGGTGAGATGGTGGGCTGCGATAACCAAGAT TGCCCCATAGAATGGTTCCATTATGGATGTGTTGGATTGACAGAAGCACCAAAAGGAAAATGGTACTGTCCACAGTGCACTGCTGCCATGAAAAGAAGAGGCAGTCGGCACAAATAA